The DNA region ATTGCCTCCTCTTTCGCTTTCCGACTTGCTTCTTTGCGCTTGAGACGTGCTTGGGCCGCGATCTTCCGGTCTATTGGCATCGCATCGCGTTGGGATTCTGATAAACCGAGTCGTTGTTGTTTTGTATTGCCAGATAAAGCTTCAAGGCCGTATTTGGTGGGTGAACGGCGGCGACGCTGCTGAGCGCGGGCCTGCTTTTCCTCCTCGAGATCAGCTAGATAACGGCCGCGAGACATCGTACGCTGATCATCTAGACCGTGATCTAGTCTTGTCGATGATTTTCGGTTATAGGAGGGTTTGATAGATGAGAGATCTGGAGGCGAAGAGGGCGGGATCACCACGTCGCCTTCATCATCGGGTACGTGGTTGAACCGGCGGGACTGTCTTTGAGagccttcctcttcttctgcatATATTGATGGACTGTTATCGTCGCCGTCTATGTCGATCCCCATGGCCTGTGCAGCTCGTCTCAGGTCAAGAGGGTCGTCGGTTGCACTTTGTAATTGGCGATAGCGCCGTTCCTTCGAGCGGGGACTCGGACTTGGAGGGTCGCCAAATTCCTCTGTCTCGTCATTTTCATGGCCCCTCTGGGGGCTCCTTTGTCCGAAATCGTACACGTTGACTCCTGTATAGTCTTTGCGTGGACTGAGGGTAAGGCGACCAGATTCGAAATCCGGAAGACGATCAAGAGTGCCGAGGGTCAATTTCAAACGCTCGATCTGTTCGAGCAGGCTGTAACGTTCTTCTTCGAAGGACTCCTTGAGGGACTCTTGTGACTCTCGGTGTCGCTGGGTCACGGTTCTCAAGCGTTCTCTGTATTCTCGGATTCGTAATTCCAATTTGGCTTCTCTCTGCTTCagctttgcttccttttctttgcgCCGCCCCTCATATTTGGTCATCTCTGACTTGAATCGTGCCAAGGTGTGTTTGAGTGTAGTGTTTTCTTTCTCTAAATCTGAAGCCTTTTGCTCTGAGCTTTCCGAGAGATCGTGGAGTTTGCTGAGGTCTGACCGCTGATTCTGCATCGACTTAATCTTTGCATTTGCCTGCTCCAGTGCCTGCTGGGTTTTGCGCAATTCCTCAGAAGTTTTATCGTTACCATCCGGTTGCTCTTTGATATCTTCCATCTCGTTGCTAACCACTCCATGTTGCTCCAGGGCTTTGCGCAGCATGGTAACACGGTGCTTATATTGCAAGGCCAAAGCTGTCTGCTTGGTGAGATCCTGAATCAGTTTCTCTTTGTCATGCTTATCTCCCTCAGTGACCATCGTCGATGCCAACTGCGATACATGACGTTCCATTTCCGCGaccttttcctcctcttgTTTCAGCTTCCCAGCTAAACGCACGGCCTCCTCATCTTTCTTCCGGGCGTAGGCTTTCGCAACAGAGCGGTATTGGACAAGTCGTTTGATTTCCCAATCAGTCTTCGTCCTGTATTTATCAAACTCGGTTTTCCAATATTTCCCTGACTGGGAACGCGGTTCGTTCATATTGAGGGTTTCATCATTGTCGTCGTTCCCTGCCGACGGCGGGGCCATTTTCGATGTAATTCCACCTGATCGATTTTCGCTAGGTTTGGACGTCTGTGTAAGTTGAAAATCTTTCGAGGAGCGTTTCTCGCGTGAATCCAGCAAAGCCTGCGTTAGCTTGCTGCGCGGTTTCCCGTCCGACGAACCAGATGCCCATTGGCTACTAGGACTGGTGGATAAATTCGTGGGTGTCGTTAATGAAGGAGTTTTGCTGGGTGATTCTTGTTTCCGTTCATTATCCACGACGCCATCGCCGAATGACACGGTTTTGCGCCGGTTCGAGATGGTACCGGGTGTAACAAGGATGCTTTTTGTCGGGGAAGCCATCGTGTTCCCAGTCGGAGCAGTGTCGGGCTTCAACGTTGGTATGTTATCATTCTTTAAGCTCCCTGTCGAATGATCTTTCCTCGAATCGACCTGCTCTCGCGTGCGGCTAGCAGGTTGTTGTTCCTTCGTGCGGGACACCCTATCACGGTCCTCCTCTTCCGGTGCTGGCGTACCAAACAGCGCACTCTTAAACGCACGAAGCGCAAACACAGGCGCAGGGGTCTCGGGCGGATCGAGGACTTTTGAGTTGTCTATGGAACAGTAAACAAGTCAGTACATGGACTTTCTGTATGTGGATCATGTCATCCACAATCCTCCGGGATCCTATTCGTCCTTGCATAACTGGGGCCACTTATTTCGCCCACAACACAAGCATAGCTCCCCGGAAACCATAGAACAACTATGAGAGTAAACGTACCGGCGGAATACGCGAACTGCTCGTTCTGATTCTGCCCCGTCATCCAACCCAACATCTCGACAATGCCGCGGGAAAGTAAATTCCAATTGTTCAGATTGTCACAATATTAAGACACAAGACGCATCACGCCCGCGATGCCATTGGGTATCGACCAGCCTGCGAACTGGAATGCGCGATTGACGTGGAGCGCTGTGCTTTGTTTACGGGCAGCGCTTCCAAAGGCGGTGAACAACGGAAAAACACCGGCTCCGCTATCGATACCAATCTGCTTTTCTCttgctctctttcttcttatcAGCATCACATACACAGCTTTACAGCATTACCCTCGTTTATTCACCTTGGTTTATTTTTTGGGTAGAGATGACCCCCCTTGAGCTATAGAGGGCTGCAGCTTCGGCTGCATCTTTGTCACTTCCTCCTTCCGTGGCAAAGACCGACTCAATCTGGGTGCAACTCTTTCCACACCGCCCACGCCCCGCTATGCCTCACAAGCAGAAGAAGGCTTCTAATCATGCCCTAAGAATCGGCTCTCCCCGGGCGGAGAaaaagcagcaacagcatcAATCGGTTCCGAATACCCCTCCGCCGATCGTAGCTCCTACGAATTACCGCGAGATTCATCAGAATGAGGTGGAAGCTCTCCGCTCTATCTACGGAGATGACTTTGAAGAGGTCGAGAACAGGCGCTCGGCCTGGCATGTAAGTTAGCCGGAGTGTGAATTAATTGGGGGTACAGAGTAGCTGACAGGTGTGTCACATAGCAATCCTCCGATGTTTGCTTCAGGCTCCATTTGCGAGCTTCGTCCAACCCAGAAGTCCGCATTCAATTGCTGGTCGAGCTGCCGGCAACCTATCCCAAAACCTATCCGAACTTGTCGTTAGAGAACCTGGCCGAATTTCGCGAAGGAGCGCAGTCACGGATTCTGGATATCGTCGAAAATAAACCAAAGTTGCTCGTTGGGACAGAGATGATATACGAGCTTGGTGTATCGATCCAGGATGTCCTTGAAGATGTGGCTCAAGCCAAGGAGCAAGATAAAGATCTTCCCAGTCTAGAAGAAGAGCGCATGAAGCAAGAAGCCGCAGCGATGCACCAGGCAGAGTTGGAAAGACAAGAAGAAATTCGGAAACAGGAGGCTGCTACGGCTGAGGAGGAACGAGCTCTTCAGCAATTGATTGAGAACAAAATTAGAGAAAGATCTAGGGCCCGGTTATCTCGACGAAAAAGTCGAACAGCTGGGATGGATTCGAACGGATTCACGGATGACATTGAGCATGTTCCAGGCGCGATTGCCTTCGATCCTCCGCTGGTTATGAATGATTCCGATGAGCAATTGCTGAAGTTCCGGGCTGTTTTTGGAAAGACTCTGCTCAAAAGTATCCATGGGAAGGAAACCTTTACTGTACGACCAGTTGTTTCTGAAAATCGCCCCCATGCGCCCCTTTTAGTCTTGAAGGAGTACTCGCTTGAGAAGGGACTTGGAACTTTGGCATTTCGAGAGCGGATGCGGACTAGTGAAGATAAACTGGAATCAATCAAGAAACTACGCcatcccaatctcatcgACTTTGTTGGTTTCAAGATCAATAGTCCTGACATATATGACGGCTCGCATGATAATGCCTGGAAAGTATATGCTCTTGTGGAGTACGCGAACAAGGGCTCTTTGGTGGAATTCCTGGATCTCGTGGGTACTGTCCCTGTAGAGATGCTCCGCAGCTGGATGCTCCAATTGCTCGAAGGCTTGGAGTTCTATCACCGCAGTGGGTTTGTCCATGGGGAGATTCACAGTGGGCGGGTTATGTTATTCAGGAGTCCGACAGGAGGAACCACCGTGAAATTGCAACCAAGCATTGAGGGAGCTTTGCCAAGTCCCGCAGGTGGCAGGAGTCGGTCAATGGCGACCTCCAAATCTCCGTTCTGGACGCCTCCGGAGTTGACTCAGGAGGATGTGCCGCTATCTATGAAGACCGATGTCTGGGATTTAGGCATAGTTCTTTTGCAGATGGGATTCGGCAAGGATGTCATGCTGCGCTACACTTCTGCGAATGCGCTGATGGGAGCACTCGATCTTTCATCCCCTTTGCAGGACCTGCTCGAAGAATTCTTCCGTCCGGACCCCAAGAAGCGACCTACAGCGTTCCAGCTTCAACCTTCCGAATTCTTCCGTGTTGATACGCCTCTGATAATGCAGACTAGTACAGCCAATTCTATGTCGCTTCCAAGACGGCCACGCATGGACTCCTTTGGTGGTATTTCTGCGCTTTCACGTTACAACCAGGATTTTGACGAAGCCGGTCGTCTAGGCAAAGGCGGCTTCGGTCAGGTCGTGAAGGCTCGAAACAAACTTGATGGTCGGTTTTACGCTGTCAAGAAGATCTCTCAGAAGTCAGCTGCTGCGTTGAAGGATACATTGTCGGAGATCATGTTACTATCCCGGTTGAATCACCCGTACGTGGTGCGCTACTACACAGCTTGGCTTGAAGAGGACTTCGACCTTGGTGACGAGGACGCTGTCTCCTCCACTGACGGCGATCCGTTTGTGAGTCGAGACCCCGGTAGTGTTGGTTTTAGTACAGGTGGACTTGACTTTATCAGTTCCAGCGGTTACTCGGGAATCCAGTTTGGCTTGGACagcgacgatgaagacgcTGGATCAGTCTCCGAACAAGATAGAAAGGAGACACTTGATGGTTATGACGACTCTGAAAGCGAGAGCGGAACTGAACCAAGCCGGATGAAGACCAGTTCGCAAGGGCGACCTGTGTTTACCACACTGTACATTCAGATGGAATATTGCGAGAAACATACTCTTCGTGATCTTATCAGGAACGGCCTTTATGATGATGTTGACAGATCCTGGCGCCTCTTTCGCCAAATCCTAGACGGGTTGAGCCATATCCATGGCCATGGTATTATACACCGAGATCTGAAACCGGATAATATCTTCATTGATGTGGCGAACAACCCGCGTATCGGAGATTTCGGACTAGCGACCAGTGGGCAGTTCATGACTGCAGTTCGTTCGTCTGCAACAGCGGATCTTGGAGGCAACTTAACTCGTAGCCTGGGTACGACTTACTATGTCGCGCCTGAGATGAAATCTGGATTCACGGGAAACTACAATGAGAAGGTTGATGTAAGTATCTCTCCATTCCTCTTATCCTCCCAAGCTTATGGCTAATCGCGAAATAGATGTATTCCCTGGGAGTGATCTTCTTTGAAATGTGTCATCCCTTAGCTACCGGCATGGAACGTGATCAGACACTGCGAGAAATTAGGGAGAAGAACCATACTCTCCCTGCTACATTCCAGCACTCGGATAAAGTGGTACAGGGCAAGATCATTGAATCACTGCTGAACCATACACCGAATGAGCGTCCATCAGCCGAAGAGCTTCTTCATAATGGGAACATCCCTTTGCAGGTCGAGGAAGAAACATTCAGAAGGGCTATCGTCCACTTGCTCTCCGACCCAAATTCTCCAGACTACAAGAAAATTCTTTCAGCCATTTTCTCCCAATCTCCCAAGCGATTCGAGGATATTGCCTGGGACATGGACTCGCGCgtatcgccggcagcgaatGAGCTATTGGTTCAAGGTTTGGTCAAAGACAAGCTGATATCCATCTTTCGCCGGCATGGAGCGGTGGAGAGCGCGAGACAAATGCTTTTCCCGCGATCTCAGCATTACAATCATGGCGCTGTGCGGCTGCTTGGGTCGTCTGGCAATTTGCTCCAGTTGCCTTTTGACTTGACTTTGCCGAATGCGCGCGCCATCCCTCGACAAGACCCTTCGCTGGAGAAAACATTTGCCTTTGGCACGGTCTACAGAGAAACGCCCCACGGTGGTGAGCCGCGAACTCACAAGGAAGTGGACTTCGACATCGTGTCGCACAACACGTTAGATTTGGCGTTGAAGGAAGCCGAAGTCATCAAGGTACTGGACGAAATCATCGAGGAATTTCCGCCGCTTAGATCAGCGCAGATGTGTTTCATGGTCAACCACTCTGATTTGCTTCAATTGATCATGGAATTCTGTCGTATTACTCCTTCCCAGATCCCGTTGGTCAAAGAGATCATCAGCAAGTTGAACGTCGGAAAATGGTCAATGCAAAAGATTAGGAGTGAGCTTCGTTCGCCTGCTGTTGGTGTTGCCTCTACATCGTTGGACAATCTTGCGAGGTTTGACTTCAGAGGTTTGTATACCCCCTTTATCAATACGAACTTTGACTGACGAACTATCAGACTCTCCGAAACAGGCCCATAAGAAATTGCGGGCTATCATGGAGGGCACGCCATTTGCCGAACGACTGACTCCAATTTTTGCTCGCCTGAACTTGATAGTCAATTACCTGCAGGAGTTCGACGTGAAGCGGAAAGTCTATGTTAACCCGCTTTCCAGTCTGAACGACAAGTTTTTCAGAGGTAGCATTCTTTTCCAGTGCGTCTTTGACAACAAGCGGCGCGATGTGTTTGCAGCAGGTGGTCGATATGACCGGCTGGTACAAGAGTTCTCCCCAAAGGCTTCTAGTCGCATTCAAACTCATGCCGTGGGTTTCAATTTGAGCTGGGATAGGCTTAGTTCGTCGATGCTTGGACATCTCAAGGAGCCGACCAAGCCGTCTTTGAAGCATTCAGAAGCTGAAGCTGGGGCTGGGACATTCTGGAAGACTCGGAGGGTAAGTCAATATTCCCATAAGGTGCCCCTTGGATAAGTAGCTAATTCAGTAGTGCGATGTACTTGTCGCCAGCTTTGACGCAACTGTCTTGCGCACAGTAGGCATCAAGGTCGTTCAAGATTTGTGGTCTAGCGACATCAGTGCGGAGTTGGCAGTCGATGCCTCTTCCCTTGAAGAACTTCTCAGCAAATACAGAGATCACAACCACAGCTGGATCGTCATTGCCAAGCAAGACAGCAAAGAACGAGGGTTCAAGGTCCGAAGCCTGGCCCCAAGGGAAGAATACGACTTGAGAGCCTCAGAACTCGTTCCTTGGCTTCGAAATGAGATCCGTGCGCGCAACCTGCGCGAGGGCACAACTGATCATTCGAAACAGCATCGGCTGCCCAGTCAGCCGGACGTGTCGTTTCCTGGCAATGAAAGAACCAATGATATACGTATCTTGGTTTCTCAGCACCGGAGTAAGAAGAGCAATAGGCGGAATATCGTTGATTCGGGTATGTTCTGCCCCTACATTAACCTCACTCCTGACAAATTGCTAACGGAATGCAGCTCTTCAACGTTCGCGCGAAGTCGTCGAACAAGCCCTCAATGGCCCCATCGCTGCTATCGATACTCGGGATGATGTCCTGGAGTCTATCCGCGACACGCGTTTATCAGACCCTGACAGCTGGCGCACAGTGATACAGAATGCACCGCCGAGTGAACGGAAATACCTCAGTCAAGTACATGAGCTCCTCTGCGATCTTGCCAATGAAAGCATTATGGGTGATGGCACCGAGAGCTACACGAATGCCTTTATATACAACTATCGCACAGGATCTTGCTTGTATTATGATCTTGGACGGATGAGTGAGAGATAGGGGTTATCTCATGAGGTTGACGTATGATGTGTTATAACTATGTTTGCAATATTGGCGTTTTTATTTTGCTGTTTCCAATCGCCTCTCCGTTATTTAGCGAATTATACCCAAATGAGAATTACATGCAGATAGAAAGTCATGTGCTGAAAACAAGGTATCTTGCAAATTATTGTACAACCTAAGTGCGCCGAACCACGAGATTAATCGCTCTCATCATCGCTTCCGTATGCTACCAGAGGCCCCGAAGACGGAGCAGCCTTTTGTGTCGTGACGTTCCCACCTGCTAATCCTTGTAGTGCAGCCACCGtagagttggagaagataCCACCGCTCTGTTGCTGCTCCTGTTGGAAaggtgcagcagcagcaggaggcgCAGATTCGATCATAAGATGCTGCTCCGGCGCCTCCAATTGAGGTGCAGTCCCAGcatcctccaactccttTGTCCTGGTATACCAAACCTCATCCGGGGGCTCGTAGCCATCCAGTCCAAAACTACCCtcaatcttcttcctcttcctcgcctcAGGGTCCCTACCCTCAATCTCCGCAACGAACTCAGCAGGAAGGGCCCTCCTAACCGCCTCAGCAGCCTGCTCCTCCAACCTCCGCGCCTCACGCTTCTGCGCCAACGGATTCGGATCAACCGTCGCCCACCGCACATTCAGAATCTCACTATGATCCAAACTCTGATGCGCCATAGCCTCCTTGGCGAACTGCGCATTCGCCTCGTTCGTATACGTAACGAATGCAACACCCCGATTCGTCAAAACTCGCGTCCGCTCAACCTGTCCCCATTCCGCAAAATGACGCGcaacaacctcctcaataTCATCCGTAACATGGATCCGTCCAACATATAGCGTGCGATTTTGTCTCATAAACGATCCCACGCCGCCCATATCATCACGGTAATCACTAAACTTGTCGCGGCCGAAACAATCCACATTCGGATTAAACAGATCATGCAGCGTTGGCAGTCGATGCAAATACTCGCACTCATGCCCCTTCGGACAAAGACCCCTCGCAAAGAATAAACAGAAATACGACCCGGCCACTTTATCCGCGCGCGTGTATCCGCTATCCTTCGCCACATTGCACCGCGACGACGCGGCCTGTTTCGAGAGATACTTGTCCTCGCGGTCACCGCCGGACCATTTGTTGTACCAGATGTTGAAGACTGTTCCGGTTTGGGGAGGGGGTTCTGATTTGATGGTTGCTGGGTCGACTTGAGGGCGGGCTGGGCGACGCTTTCGGCGGAttatcttctttttcttctgggTGCCGTCTGCTTCGGTAGTAGTAGTGATTGCGGTTTCTGTTGGTTGTGTTGTGAGGGCATTTCCATCGTTGGGGGTAGGTTCTGTGCCGGATGGGGGTGGGCTGGGGATTGTGGTTTGGGGTGGATCGACCACTTCTGTGTCTGCCATGGTTGCAGTATTTAAAGACTGTTAGGATAGAGGAGGATGGAGAGTGTTGTCTTAAGGCAAAGTCGGTCCACAGACACACAGGCAGGCAGGCAGGTTAAGTTAACGGGGCGATAGCGCTTAGTCAGCTGATCTTGGCACTTGAGAATTTGATATCGCTGCAACTGTAGAGCAACATCGCAGGTATACTACTGTGGTCTCTGTCGTTCATTTCTATTGACCAGAAGAGTCCAGAGTACCGGGGCTTCTCATTTCTTAACAAATCTCTTTGCACCTGTCTAGATTGTAATTGATACCTAGAGTCTGCGGGACTACAACCGGCAATATGGTGAATATCACGGAGAAGATCAAAGAGTAGGTCTTGAATTACCTGCTTGATGGATAGATGGGCTAAATGCCGGTGCTTCGCTTTACAGAATCGAAGATGAGATGCGCAGGACGCAGAGTAAGCACATCCCATTTCACTGATAGCTAGGGAACCCCGCGCTAACTAGACCACAGAGAACAAGGCCACAGGTGGGCAACACTTTATATACAACTTTTTAAGATTGATCAATTTCTGATAACCATTCAGAATACCATTTGGGTCTTCTCAAGGGGTGAGTACGCCACCCGCATTCAAATCAAGCAACCGCTGACGATATCAGAAAACTTGCCCGTCTAAGGGCCCAACTCCTCGAACCCACCGGCGGCAGCGGTGGAGGCGGCTCCGGCTTCGACGTAAGCAAGAGTGGTGATGCACGAGTAGCCCTTGTCGGTTTCCCCTCTGTCGGTAAATCCACTTTCCTGTCCAAGATCACCAAGACCAAGAGTGAAGCCGCGGCGTACTCGTTCACTACGCTCACGGCTATCCCGGGTGTGCTGGAGTATGGGGGCGCTGAGATCCAGATTCTGGATTTGCCGGGTATTATTGAGGGTGCTGCTGAGGGAAAGGGGCGTGGGAGGCAGGTGATTTCTGCTGCTAAGGTTGATTTTAATTCTGCGTTGATTGCATTGGGATCGTTGGCTGACGATGGTAGACGAGTGATTTGATTCTGATGGTCCTTGACGCTACGAAACGTGCCGAGCAGCGAGCTCTGCTCGAGGCTGAATTGGATGCTGTTGGCATTCGGCTCAACAGGGACCCTCCGTAAGACCCCCAACATCAACAGTAATGTTATAGTTACTGACAAGCAAAGCAATATCTACCTCAAACAAAAGAACGCCGGCGGCATGAAAATCACCTTTCAAACACCGCCCAAATCCCTCGACGAAAAGATGATCTACAACGTCCTCCGCGACTACAAGATCCTCAACTGTGAAGTCCTAGTCCGCGACGAAAACGCCACAATCGACGACTTTATCGACGTAATCATGAAAGACCACCGCAAATACATCCGCTGCCTCTACGTGTACAACAAGATCGACGGCGTCAGCCTGGACTTCCTCAACGAGCTCGCTCACGAACCCCACACCGCAGTGATGAGTTGTGAGCTTGATCTCGGTGTTCAAGACGTCGTTGACAGGATCTGGAAAGAGCTTAGATTAATCCGTCTGTATACGAAGAGAAAGGGCGAGGAGCCGGATTTCTCGGAGGCGCTAATTGTGAGACATAACTCGAGTATTGAGGATGTGTGTGATCAGATTCACCGGACGCTGAAGGAGACGTTTAAGTATGCGTTAGTTTGGGGGGCTAGTGCGAGGCATATTCCGCAGAGAGTGGGATTGGGGCATGTTGTtgctgatgaggatgttgTTTCGATTGTTGCCAAGTAAGGCATATAACATTAGAATCAGATCAAGTAAATGTGCAATGACTTCAATTGATGACCTGGTTTTAAAACATTTATACTATCCTTAGTGCGACTACACTACGGCATAGCTACGCTTCGACATTACTCAAAAGAATCTTAAATAGCAAATTAAACCAGATTCATATTGGCTTATAATGAAAAATGAGCTAAGCTATATCCAACCAAAACTCCAGTGCTCCAAGAAACCCAGACGAATTTAAGCAgatccagcagcagcagcggacGCGGCAGCAACGTTCTGCATACCAATGGTAGGTTGCACACCGACACGCTCCTTGGCCAGAATGTCAACCAGGAGAGGGTTGGGGCGGCTGTCCCGCTGGGGGTGGAACTGCGCCTGGTTGTTCTTGTAGCTCAGCACGCTGTCGAGGTAAATGTCGAAGAGGTACGAGGAGTCGAGCGGACCTCCCTTGGCCTCGGGGTGGAACTGGGTGCTGAAGATGGGTCGGGACTTGTGGATCATGCCCTCATTGCTCGAGTCGTTCAGGTTGGTGAAGTACGGCTTCCAGTCAGAAGGCAGGGTCGTTGGGTCAACCGCGTAACCGTGGTTCTGACTGGTGATGTGGCAGCGACCAGTGCTCATGTCCAGAGCGGGGATGTTGTGAGCACGGTTACCGTACTTGAGTTTGACAGTGCGGGCACCAGTAGCCAAGGCCAAGAGTTGGTGACCCAAGCAGATACCGAAGATGGGAACCTGGGAGGACTCCATCAAGCGGCCCAGGTGGTAGATGGTGTCCTGGCAGTGAGTCGGGTCACCGGGTCCGTTGGAGATGAAGACACCGTCGAAGTGGTGGGCGACCTTGTGGATGGGAAAGTCGTAGGGGAACACGGTGACACTGGCGCCACGGCTAACCAAGCTACGCAGAATGTTCTCCTTCACACCACAGTCGATTACAGCCACGTGGCACTGAGGATCCGCAGCGCTAACGTGGAAGGGAGCCTTGGTGCTGACCTGGCGGACGAGGTGGATCTGCTCAGGGTCGGTAAAGGCCTCATCCTGGTCGGCATCGTACTCCTCACCCACGGTGATACGGGCCAGAGACGAACCCTGCTCACGCAAGTAGGTGACAATTTCACGAGTGTCGACACCGGAGATGGCCGGAACGCCCTCACGAGCACACCATTCTCCGAGACTCTCGACAGCCGTCCAGTGGCTGTAGCGCTCCGCAACATCGGCAACGACGAC from Aspergillus chevalieri M1 DNA, chromosome 2, nearly complete sequence includes:
- the cwc2 gene encoding active spliceosome conformation promoter CWC2 (COG:A;~EggNog:ENOG410PG3V;~InterPro:IPR000504,IPR032297,IPR034181,IPR012677, IPR039171,IPR039173,IPR035979,IPR000571,IPR036855;~PFAM:PF16131,PF00076;~go_function: GO:0003676 - nucleic acid binding [Evidence IEA];~go_function: GO:0003723 - RNA binding [Evidence IEA];~go_function: GO:0017070 - U6 snRNA binding [Evidence IEA];~go_function: GO:0036002 - pre-mRNA binding [Evidence IEA];~go_function: GO:0046872 - metal ion binding [Evidence IEA];~go_process: GO:0000387 - spliceosomal snRNP assembly [Evidence IEA];~go_process: GO:0045292 - mRNA cis splicing, via spliceosome [Evidence IEA]) translates to MADTEVVDPPQTTIPSPPPSGTEPTPNDGNALTTQPTETAITTTTEADGTQKKKKIIRRKRRPARPQVDPATIKSEPPPQTGTVFNIWYNKWSGGDREDKYLSKQAASSRCNVAKDSGYTRADKVAGSYFCLFFARGLCPKGHECEYLHRLPTLHDLFNPNVDCFGRDKFSDYRDDMGGVGSFMRQNRTLYVGRIHVTDDIEEVVARHFAEWGQVERTRVLTNRGVAFVTYTNEANAQFAKEAMAHQSLDHSEILNVRWATVDPNPLAQKREARRLEEQAAEAVRRALPAEFVAEIEGRDPEARKRKKIEGSFGLDGYEPPDEVWYTRTKELEDAGTAPQLEAPEQHLMIESAPPAAAAPFQQEQQQSGGIFSNSTVAALQGLAGGNVTTQKAAPSSGPLVAYGSDDESD
- the cpa1 gene encoding carbamoyl-phosphate synthase (glutamine-hydrolyzing) CPA1 (BUSCO:EOG09262914;~COG:F;~EggNog:ENOG410QEEE;~InterPro:IPR035686,IPR036480,IPR029062,IPR017926, IPR002474,IPR006274;~MEROPS:MER0060647;~PFAM:PF00988,PF00117;~go_function: GO:0004088 - carbamoyl-phosphate synthase (glutamine-hydrolyzing) activity [Evidence IEA];~go_process: GO:0006207 - 'de novo' pyrimidine nucleobase biosynthetic process [Evidence IEA];~go_process: GO:0006541 - glutamine metabolic process [Evidence IEA]); protein product: MFARIFKAMPARAPAFPSVNAGIQSRFMATVRQKPTSERATFTIRDGPIFHGKSFGARSNISGEAVFTTSLVGYPESLTDPSYRGQILVFTQPLIGNYGVPSFQKDNHGLLKYFESPNLQAAGVVVADVAERYSHWTAVESLGEWCAREGVPAISGVDTREIVTYLREQGSSLARITVGEEYDADQDEAFTDPEQIHLVRQVSTKAPFHVSAADPQCHVAVIDCGVKENILRSLVSRGASVTVFPYDFPIHKVAHHFDGVFISNGPGDPTHCQDTIYHLGRLMESSQVPIFGICLGHQLLALATGARTVKLKYGNRAHNIPALDMSTGRCHITSQNHGYAVDPTTLPSDWKPYFTNLNDSSNEGMIHKSRPIFSTQFHPEAKGGPLDSSYLFDIYLDSVLSYKNNQAQFHPQRDSRPNPLLVDILAKERVGVQPTIGMQNVAAASAAAAGSA
- the RBG2 gene encoding putative GTP binding protein (Gtp1) (COG:T;~EggNog:ENOG410PG8U;~InterPro:IPR027417,IPR005225,IPR012675,IPR031662, IPR006074,IPR006073,IPR031167,IPR012676,IPR004095;~PFAM:PF02421,PF02824,PF01926,PF16897;~go_function: GO:0005525 - GTP binding [Evidence IEA]); translated protein: MVNITEKIKEIEDEMRRTQKNKATEYHLGLLKGKLARLRAQLLEPTGGSGGGGSGFDVSKSGDARVALVGFPSVGKSTFLSKITKTKSEAAAYSFTTLTAIPGVLEYGGAEIQILDLPGIIEGAAEGKGRGRQVISAAKTSDLILMVLDATKRAEQRALLEAELDAVGIRLNRDPPNIYLKQKNAGGMKITFQTPPKSLDEKMIYNVLRDYKILNCEVLVRDENATIDDFIDVIMKDHRKYIRCLYVYNKIDGVSLDFLNELAHEPHTAVMSCELDLGVQDVVDRIWKELRLIRLYTKRKGEEPDFSEALIVRHNSSIEDVCDQIHRTLKETFKYALVWGASARHIPQRVGLGHVVADEDVVSIVAK